One genomic segment of Ctenopharyngodon idella isolate HZGC_01 chromosome 7, HZGC01, whole genome shotgun sequence includes these proteins:
- the LOC127516332 gene encoding tripartite motif-containing protein 16-like protein — translation MAETTFSQDQFSCPVCLDLLKDPVTLSCGHSYCMSCITSCFDQDEQKDVYSCPQCRQTFTPRPVLGKNVVLAEMLDKLVKLKLQTVVPAQCYAGPGEVECDVCTGRKYKAVKSCLVCMESYCQSHFERHEEFHSGKQHKITDATGRIQKKICHEHDRILEVYCRTDQQIICVLCMVDKHKNHNTVSVAAQRKEKERHFKETLRKFQQRIQEKEKNLQELRSAVESYKCSAQTAVKESERIFTELIRSIERRCSEVTQLIKDQEKAAVSQAEEFLKQLEQEIANLRRRDAELQEISHAEDIQFLQSFQSLSVLPTDSPNITVSSLLSFDNVQKSVSHLRKKLEDFCQEEIKIISGRVNHIQIIPVPEPKTREEFLQYRSRFTLDPNTVNKKLRLSEGNRMATYTNKFSQYPDHPDRFDYWEQVLCRERVCGRCYWEVELSRGVGISVAYKSISRKGTANACLLGYNGQSWKLSCNPWNSSFYHNNRETKLPLVSSSCIGVYVDHSAGTLSFYNVSDSMTLIHREQTTFTEPLYPGFRVIEESSVKLCDLYVSEV, via the exons ATGGCGGAGACTACTTTTTCTCAGGACCAGTTCAGCTGTCCAGTCTGTTTGGATCTACTGAAGGATCCAGTGACCCTTTcctgtggacacagttactgtatgAGCTGCATTACAAGCTGCTTTGATCAGGATGAACAGAAGGACGTTTACAGCTGCCCCCAGTGCAGACAGACATTCACTCCAAGACCGGTGTTAGGAAAAAATGTGGTGCTTGCCGAAATGTTAGATAAACTGGTGAAGCTAAAACTCCAAACTGTGGTTCCTGCTCAGTGTTATGCTGGACCTGGAGAAGTAGAGTGTGACGTCTGTACCGGGAGAAAGTACAAAGCTGTCAAGTCCTGTCTTGTGTGTATGGAGTCTTACTGTCAAAGTCATTTTGAACGTCATGAGGAATTTCATTCAGGAAAGCAACACAAAATAACTGATGCCACAGGACGAATCCAGAAGAAGATCTGTCATGAGCATGATAGGATTTTAGAGGTTTATTGTCGTACAGATCAGCAGATTATTTGTGTGCTGTGTATGGTGGATAAACATAAAAATCACAACACTGTATCGGTTGCAGCACAGAGGAAAGAGAAAGAG AGACACTTTAAGGAGACTCTGAGAAAATTCCAGCAGAGAATCCAAGAGAAGGAGAAAAATCTTCAGGAGCTGAGAAGTGCTGTGGAGTCTTATAAG TGCTCTGCACAGACCGCAGTGAAGGAAAGTGAGAGGATCTTTACTGAGCTGATCCGCTCTATTGAGAGAAGATGCTCTGAAGTAACACAGCTGATAAAAGATCAGGAAAAGGCTGCAGTGAGTCAAGCTGAAGAATTCTTGAAGCAACTGGAGCAGGAGATTGCTAATCTGAGGAGGAGAGATGCTGAGCTGCAGGAGATTTCACATGCAGAGGACATCCAGTTCCTCCAG agtttccagtctctctcTGTCCTGCCTACGGACTCACCCAACATCACTGTTAGTTCTCTCCTCTCCTTTGATAATGTACAAAAATCTGTCTCTCATCTGAGAAAGAAACTTGAGGATTTCTGCCAAGAGGAGATAAAAATTATATCTGGTAGAG TGAACCACATCCAGATTATTCCAGTTCCTGAACCCAAGACCAGGGAAGAGTTCCTCCAGT ACCGCAGTCGCTTTACTCTGGATCCAAACACGGTGAACAAAAAACTCCGCCTGTCTGAGGGGAACAGAATGGCTACTTACACTAACAAATTCAGCcagtatcctgatcatccagaccgATTTGATTATTGGGAgcaggtgttgtgtagagagagagtgtgtggacgctgttactgggaggttGAGTTGAGCAGGGGTGTGGGTATATCAGTGGCATATAAGAGTATCAGCAGAAAAGGAACAGCTAATGCATGTTTGCTTGGATATAATGGTCAGTCCTGGAAACTGTCTTGTAATCCCTGGAATAGCTCATTTTACCACAATAACAGAGAGACCAAACTGCCTCTAGTGTCCAGCTCGTGTATAGgtgtgtatgtggatcacagtgcaggaactctgtccttctacaatGTCTCTGATTCAATGACCCTCATTCACAGAGAACAGACCACATTCACTGAGCCTCTCTATCCTGGGTTCAGGGTTATTGAGGAatcatcagtgaaactgtgtgATCTATACGTATCAGAGGTGTAA